The nucleotide window GAGATCGACGTGCCGTCCGAACCCGGTCGCATTCGCGACGACGTGCCGCTGTATGCGGCCGAGATCGATCCGGAACGCGCCATGGAAGAGGGGCAGGCGGGCCTCTTCGGCGGCGCTTCCGGCCCAGGTGGCCCGGATGGCGCTGGCGACGGTGCCAGCGCCGGCCCGATGGGCGACCTCGGCGGTCTCGGCGACATGTTGGGCGGAGAGTCCCCGATGGACGCCCTCCTCGGTGGGGCGATGCCCGGTGCCGACGAGGCCGCCGCGATGCAGCTCTTACTCGAGTACCTCGACGATCCCCGATTCGAGCGCGTGGTCGTCGACACCGCGCCGACGGGACACACCCTCAGGCTGCTCCAGTTGCCCGAACTGATGGACTCGATGATGGGGCGCATCCTCACGTTCCGACAGCGACTCAGCGGAATGCTCGAGGGCATGAAAGGGATATTCGGCGGGCAGGAGCCGCCGGAAGAGGCGGGCGACCTCGAGGACTTAGAGGAGCTGCGCGAGCGGATCGAACGCCTCCGGGCGGTGCTTCGCGATCCGGCCCGGACGGATTTCCGGATCGTCATGGTGCCCGAGGAGATGAGCGTCTTCGAGTCCAAACGCCTGCGCCAGCAACTCGACGAGTTCGGCATTCCGGTCGGCACCGTCGTCGTCAACCGCGTCATGGAACCGCTCTCGGACGTCACCGACGACGTCGACGGCGAGTTCCTCCAGCCGAATCTGGACGACTGCGAGTTCTGTCAACGCCGCTGGGACGTCCAACAGTCCGCCCTCGCGGAGGCACAGGACCTCTTCCGCGGGACCGACGTTCGGCGCGTCCCGCTGTTTGCCCACGAAGTTCGCGGCGAGAAGATGCTTCAGGTCGTGGCGGCCTGTCTTCGCTGAGCGAGACGATCGTTCGAAACGAGCGTCGACCGCGCTACTCGGCGGCAGGAACGACGGTGACCGGCCGATCGCTTTCGAGGACGACGTCCTGCGTGACGCTGCCGAAAAGCATCTTTCCGACCGGCGACTGGTCGCCGCTCCCGAGGACGATCACGTTGCTGTCCAGTTCCGTCACGGCCTCGAGGATCGTCTCGGCCGGTTCGCCAGCCGTCTCGTGGACCGCGTACTCGACGTCGGCCGCCTCGAGGTCGTCGACGGCGACCGCCACCGAAGATGGGATGCGCTGGTCGATGTTCTCCGCCAACTCCTCCGTGTAGGTTTCGGAGAAGCCGCCGGCGGCCCACTCGGCGTCCGGCATCGTTTCGTCGTGGACGTGGACCACGTCGACGAACACGTCCTCGGCAGCGGCGGGGAGTTCGAGTATCGCGTCGACCTGTGCACGCGCTCGTGACTCGTTCGTATCGACTGGCAGCAAGATCCGATACATAGATCGACGTTCCATTTCCGGCCCTAAAAGGGGCTCTTTCTCGACGTGTATCCCGTCGTCGGCATTCGATTTTCCTCCCTCGAGTGCCACTTCGGGAGCGGGCGCTTGACAGCACTGAACCGAGTAACACACGCATCGATACAGAGTAACAACTGAACCGATGGACACACCCATCGCACTGTCCGCGGTGCTCGCTCGAATCTTCGCTCCGGCCTGTACTCCCGTCGTACGATGAGCGTGCAGCGACGGTCAGTGGCTCCCCTCCTCGCCGTCCCACTCGCCGCCGACGCGGTCGACACCCATCATCGCCTCACCGGGGTGCTCGGTAAAGACGACCTTCATGTTCTCGTCGGGGACATCGAACGTCTCCCCGAGATACGCCATGGTGGCGACGGCGAACGCGCGCTTGCAGTCGAACGACCGCCCTTGCCGAATCTCGGCATCGAGAAACACCAGCGGTCCCTCAACAGCACGCCCGAGATGGAGGGCGGCGGGATCGTGTTCGCGGATCGTCACCGCGACGTGGCCCGCTGTCGTTGCCATCTCGTCCGTGTACAGGTCTGTCACTCGATCCGCGAGCGCCGTCTTCTCGTCGGCCGACAGCGACAACGTCGTATCGAACTGCAACAGGGGCATACCTCGAGTTCACGAGCTGCCGGTTTGTGGGTTCCGACAACCGGTCGTCGCTCGAGCGACGATTCGTGTCGTTCGTGGTCGGAACGATACCGACATATCAGAGTCAAACTAGAGAATTGTTTACTCGGTATGTAGACTCACACTCGAAAGATAGTGATAGTTACTCGCGCAAATCGACAGCATTTATACGACCTATTCGGAATAAACGGGAAAAATGGTGTACGATAGTTCGAAAACACTTCAAAAGTTCATTCAGAACATCTGGCTCTATCTGTGGCAGCTCAACGCCCAGACGAAGGCGTATCTCACACTTGACGGGCCGGCTATGGTCAAAGACATGGACGGCGTCTCCGAAGAGGAAAAGCGACTCGCGGAGCAGGCGTTCAGCGACGGTGGCCAGCCGCCGAATGGGACCGCCAAGTCGGCTCCAAATGGGGACAACGGTGACGGGCAAGGCGGCGATGACAGCTCCCCCTTCGACGTCGACGGCTCGTACGGGCTGCGCCAGAAGATCGGCTTCGTCCTCGGTCCGATCCTGTTCGCGTTGATTTACCTCGCACCGACGCCGGCCGGCCTCGAACCCGCGGGCCAGGCCGTCGCGGCCGTCACCGCGTGGGTAGCCGTCTGGTGGATGTCAGAAGCGATTCCGATTCCGGCGACTTCGTTGCTCCCTATCGTCCTGTTCCCATTGACGGGCGCGCTCCCAGTCGAGGAAACGACGCCGTCGTACGGCCATCCGCTGGTGTTCCTCTTTATGGGCGGCTTCTTCCTCGCGATGGCGATGCAGCGGTGGGGACTGCACCGGCGCATCGCGCTACGGACGATCAAGCTCGTCGGGACGAAGCCCTCTCGGCTCATTCTCGGCTTCATGATCGCCACGGCGTTTCTCTCGATGTGGGTGTCAAACAGCGCGACCGTGATGATGATGGTCCCCATCGCGCTGGCAGTTATCTACCAGACCGCGGATCTGGTCAACGAGACCGGACTCGAGATCGACACTAGCGAGGGCAACTTCTCGTTCGGGATCGCGCTCATGCTCTGTATCGCCTACGGTGCCTCCGTCGGTGGCGTCGCGACGCTCATCGGCACGCCGCCGAACATCCTCTTTGCGGGGCAGGCGGGCGAACTCTTCGATACGACGATTGGCTTCGCCGAGTGGATGCTCTACGGTGTCCCGATCTCGATCGTCGGGCTCGCTGCCGTCTACGTCTACGTCACCCGCATTGCGATGTCGCCCCAGTTCGACCAGTTGCCGATGGGTGCCGACACGATCGACCGCGAACTCCGGGCCCTTGGACCGATGAGTTCGCCGGAACGCCGCGTGCTCGTCGTCTTCATCGGGATGGCGGCCGCCTGGATCGGCGCCAGCCTGCTCGAGCCGCTGGCCGGAATTACCCCACCCGACGACGCCGACACCATCGTCGCCATCGGTGGTGCATTGGTTCTGTTTACCCTACCGACGAAGACCGAGGACGGCGACCACACCTTCCTTCTCGACTGGTCGAACGCGGTCGACATCCCGTGGGGTGTCATCCTCCTGTTCGGTGGTGGCCTCGCAATCGCAGCTGGCTTCGGTGAGACCGGCCTCGCAGTCTGGATCGGCGAACAGCTGCAGCTGCTCGAGGGCGTCTCGATGCTTCTCATCCTGCTGGCCGTCGTGATGATCACGATCTTCCTGACCGAAGTGACTTCGAACACGGCGACGACGGCGATGTTGATGCCGATCCTCGCCGGCGTTGCGGTCGGGATCAGCGTCCACCCCTACGGGCTGATGATCGCCGGTGCGACCGCCGCGTCGTTCGCGTTCATGCTTCCCGTTGCGACGCCGCCGAACGCGATCGTCTTCGGCAGCGGCTACATCTCGCTGCCCCAGATGGCCC belongs to Natronorubrum aibiense and includes:
- a CDS encoding universal stress protein, coding for MYRILLPVDTNESRARAQVDAILELPAAAEDVFVDVVHVHDETMPDAEWAAGGFSETYTEELAENIDQRIPSSVAVAVDDLEAADVEYAVHETAGEPAETILEAVTELDSNVIVLGSGDQSPVGKMLFGSVTQDVVLESDRPVTVVPAAE
- a CDS encoding tautomerase family protein — encoded protein: MPLLQFDTTLSLSADEKTALADRVTDLYTDEMATTAGHVAVTIREHDPAALHLGRAVEGPLVFLDAEIRQGRSFDCKRAFAVATMAYLGETFDVPDENMKVVFTEHPGEAMMGVDRVGGEWDGEEGSH
- a CDS encoding SLC13 family permease, translating into MVYDSSKTLQKFIQNIWLYLWQLNAQTKAYLTLDGPAMVKDMDGVSEEEKRLAEQAFSDGGQPPNGTAKSAPNGDNGDGQGGDDSSPFDVDGSYGLRQKIGFVLGPILFALIYLAPTPAGLEPAGQAVAAVTAWVAVWWMSEAIPIPATSLLPIVLFPLTGALPVEETTPSYGHPLVFLFMGGFFLAMAMQRWGLHRRIALRTIKLVGTKPSRLILGFMIATAFLSMWVSNSATVMMMVPIALAVIYQTADLVNETGLEIDTSEGNFSFGIALMLCIAYGASVGGVATLIGTPPNILFAGQAGELFDTTIGFAEWMLYGVPISIVGLAAVYVYVTRIAMSPQFDQLPMGADTIDRELRALGPMSSPERRVLVVFIGMAAAWIGASLLEPLAGITPPDDADTIVAIGGALVLFTLPTKTEDGDHTFLLDWSNAVDIPWGVILLFGGGLAIAAGFGETGLAVWIGEQLQLLEGVSMLLILLAVVMITIFLTEVTSNTATTAMLMPILAGVAVGISVHPYGLMIAGATAASFAFMLPVATPPNAIVFGSGYISLPQMARVGAGLNVIGIILITAVAVAWLPFAWGIDLGTLPTEFLEQWNT
- a CDS encoding ArsA family ATPase; translation: MSGIDVEPVDEKSEDTTGEDDGAHSIEVTPTDSVADDERETIDVTPSDEPFDGPDYVLYGGKGGVGKTTMAAATALESARRGTSTLVVSTDPAHSLSDTFEIDVPSEPGRIRDDVPLYAAEIDPERAMEEGQAGLFGGASGPGGPDGAGDGASAGPMGDLGGLGDMLGGESPMDALLGGAMPGADEAAAMQLLLEYLDDPRFERVVVDTAPTGHTLRLLQLPELMDSMMGRILTFRQRLSGMLEGMKGIFGGQEPPEEAGDLEDLEELRERIERLRAVLRDPARTDFRIVMVPEEMSVFESKRLRQQLDEFGIPVGTVVVNRVMEPLSDVTDDVDGEFLQPNLDDCEFCQRRWDVQQSALAEAQDLFRGTDVRRVPLFAHEVRGEKMLQVVAACLR